The DNA sequence GCCCTCGCCGACGGAGAGCTCGACCAGAACTCGGAGGCGTACCGGCAGTTCGAACTGGCGCACTCATCGGCGATGCGAGCCCGGCGGCTGGCGCAGGAGGGGGACCACGACGGCGCGGCGGATGCCGCCCTGGACGCCAAGAGCGACATGAACCGCGCCGCGCGGCTGCTCAAGGCGCATGCCGCGCGGCGGACCGAGCCGCCTGCGCCCGCGCAGAGCACCGACGAGCAGATCAACGGGACGCTCGAGAGGATCAACACCAAGTACAAGCGGGGCGATCCGGCCTACTCGCACAACTGCACCAGCGTGGTCCAGGCCTACGAGCTGTCGAGGCGAGGGCAGAACGTGAAGGCCGGCCCGCTGGAGCCGGGCAAGACCGGAGGCCGGCCGCTATCGGTGATCGAGGAGGCGTGGGGGACGACGTTCACCACCGCCTACTCCTCGCTGTCCTCGGACTCCGACGGCGGGCGCGCCGAGGTGGAGGAGGCATTCAAGGAACCCGGCTCCCGGGGAGTCGTGTTCGTGGCGTGGCGATCGGGCGGCGCGCACGTTTTCAACGTCGAGAACGTCGGCGGCACGGTGCGCTTCGTCGACGGCCAGCCCAACCCGCCGGTCACGAACGCCGGGTACTACTTCCGCCGCAGCATGGCGACCCAGTGGGTACGGCTCGACGAACAGCCCACTCCTTCGCCGAGCGCGACGGCCCGCTATCTGGAGCCGTAGTCGGCCCACACCACAGCCCGACACATATAACTTGACATACTGCACCCTGTGGT is a window from the Actinacidiphila yeochonensis CN732 genome containing:
- a CDS encoding toxin glutamine deamidase domain-containing protein, producing the protein MCRSQAQGGRRCRGSSLAVRRATYAVKSSAASKAVNKALADGELDQNSEAYRQFELAHSSAMRARRLAQEGDHDGAADAALDAKSDMNRAARLLKAHAARRTEPPAPAQSTDEQINGTLERINTKYKRGDPAYSHNCTSVVQAYELSRRGQNVKAGPLEPGKTGGRPLSVIEEAWGTTFTTAYSSLSSDSDGGRAEVEEAFKEPGSRGVVFVAWRSGGAHVFNVENVGGTVRFVDGQPNPPVTNAGYYFRRSMATQWVRLDEQPTPSPSATARYLEP